The genomic window CGAAAGTGCATTGCAAGAAGCCATTGTTGGCACAAATATTCGCATTAATGAATTTACCGTTGCACCACAAATCACGCCAAATGAAGGATTGCCCTATCACGAATGGTTTATTGAATTTGAAAACGAACCTGAAAATCTTGATGCTTTTGCGGAAGCTTTAGACGATGCGATGCGCCAACAAAATATCTATTACGATGATTTGATTGTAGGCAAGGTGTTGCGAAAAGTGGTGATTTCAAAAGTAATCAAAAACGGTTTTCAAGACTATATGAAATCCATCGGAAAATTGGGCGGACAAAACAAAATTCCGAGATTGAGCAACGATAGAAAAATTGTGGAAAAATTAGTTAAATTAATTTAAATTATAAAATTATTCATCTTTGTAAGTAACAAAGATTACTTTTATAACTTTATAAAAAGTTTCAAAAAATGAAAATCGAAAAAATAAGAATAAAAAATTTCAAAGTATACCAAGATACCGAGATAAGAGATTTACCAAATATGTGTGTCTTTCTTGGAGCAAATGGAGCAGGGAAATCTACGCTTTTCGAGGTATTCGGTTTTTTGAGTGATGCGCTTAAAAGTAATGTGAAAACAGCACTTAATAAAAGAGGTGGTTATAAAGAAGTTTATTCAAGAAACGGAGAAGGAGATATTGAAATTGAAATAAAGTTTAGAAATCCCGATATTGATGGTAAAAAGCAACCTTTGATAACATACGAATTATCGGTTTGTTTAGGCGAAAAAAATACACCCGTAGTTTCTAAAGAAGTATTAAGTTACAGAAGAGGAAACAGAGGGAGACCATATCGATTTTTAGAATTTACTTATGGAAAAGGAAATGCAATTGTAAATGAAAGTGAATTTGAAACCGCAAAACAAGAATTTAAAGAACAAAGAGAAGAACAAACTTTAGACAGTCCAGATATTTTAGCAATAAAAGGGTTAGGGCAATTTCAAAAATTTAATGCGATTAGTTCCTTTAGAAGATTGTTAGAAAATTGGTATGTTTCTAATTTTCAAATTCAAGCAGCTCAAAACATTGAAGATACTGGTTTGAGTGAACATTTATCAACTTCGGGGGATAATTTGGCTCAAGTAACCAAATATATATATGAAAACTATCCAGAAACTTTTCAAAAGATTTTGGATAAAATGAAAGAAAGAGTTCCTGGTATTGATAAAGTGGAAGCGACAGAAACTATAGATGGTCGAATTGTTTTGCAATTTAGTGACGGTAGTTTCAAAGATCCTTTTATTTCTCGATTTGTTTCTGACGGAACGATTAAAATGTTTGCTTATTTGGTTTTACTTAACGATCCAAAACCTCATCCTTTATTGTGTATAGAAGAGCCTGAAAACTATTTGCATCCCGAACTTTTGATTGAATTAGCAGAAGAATTTAGAGATTATGCTAATAGAGGTGGACAAGTTTTTATATCGTCACATTCACCAGATTTTGTAAATGCTTTAGAATTGGACGAACTTTTTTGGTTGAATAAAGATAAGGGCTTTACTAGTATTAAAAGAGCGTCAGATGATGAAGCAATATCTACTTTGTTTGACGATGGAGATAAATTAGGCTATTTATGGAAACAAGGCTATTTTATTGGTAGTGGACCTAAAAATTAATCTATGGCGAGAATAGAAATATTAGTGGAAGAACCGTCAATGAAAGAATTTTTAACAATCCTATTACCAAAGATTCTTGATCATCATTGGGGCTTGAATGAAAATTACTTTATTAGAAGTTTTGAAGGCAAAAATGATTTACAAAAAAACATACCATCAAAAGTAAAATTTTTAAGTAATTGGAATCATGAAGCGGTTGGAGTTGTTATTATGCAAGACCAAGATAGTTCAGATTGTAAAGTTCTTAAACAAAAACTCATAGCTATTTGCAATCAAAATGGTAATTGTCCTAAATTAGTTCGGATAATTTGTAGAGAACTAGAATCTTGGTATTTGGGTGATTTTGTAGCTATAAATGAAGCTTATCCAAACTTTAAACATCAAAATTATATAAACAAATCTAAATTTAGGATTCCAGATAATTGTAATGCTTTCGATGAATTAAAAAAAATACTTCCTGAATTTCAAAAAGTAGGAGGAGCAAAAAAAATTGCCTCTTTTATTAATATCAACGAAAATAAATCGGAAAGTTTTAAGCAAACAGTTACAGGTTTGATACGATTTTTTGAAAGTGTAAAGGATTAAAAAATTAGTTGATTTTAATCTAAAATATTGCAGATTTATTAAAAAGAAATAAATCAAAGATGATAGAAAAAAGATTTTTATTGGCATTAATATTATTTACTTGCTCCGTTTCGGCACAAATAAAAGGAGTTATCAAAGACAGTCTTACAGGAAATGCAATTCCGTATGTAAATATTGCGGTAGAAGGCGAAAATATCGGTTCAACTTCTGAAGAAGATGGGACTTTTTTTATCAATATACCTTCAAAAGAGCAATATCTTATTTTTTCGACTTTAGGATTCGAAAAGAAAAAAGTCAAGGTTTACAAGGCTTCAGAAGTGTATTTAAAACCCGAAGCTTATGCATTGAATGAGGTAGTGATTTCAAAAAGTATTGGAACTAAAAAAATAGAAATTGGTAAAGCCAAAAACGAAATCTACCAAGCTTTTGATAACGGACCGAAGATTGACACTAAATTTTTCGCCTATCTTCCGTCATACAAAAAGACAAAATACTTAAAGCAAGTGAGTATTTACACCGATAGCAAAATTGAAGAAGCGATTATTAAAATTCATTTTTATGGAATAGATTCCAATGGTTTTCCTGGTGAAGAATTGCTAGACAAAGATTTTGTGGTTACGGTCAAAAAAGGAACCAGAATTCACCGATTTGATTTGTCTAAATTCAATTTGAAATTTCCAAAAAACGGACTTTTCGTTGGATTTGAAAAACTATTAATCGAAAAAAACAAAGTCGAAAAAACCTTTACCGATTCCAACACTAAACTGACTCAAATCCAAAAAACATATTATCCTTTTGTATTGTACAATTATGTAGAAAGGGATTTTTTATACACTTTTTCAGGAGGAAAATGGCATAAACAAGCCAATGAAGTTTCAAATAGTTCCACAAAAAAAATCATGATAAATGAACCAGTGATAACACTAATTTTATCTAACTAATATATTAAAACTCTATATTTGTAAGGATACAAATTAAGAATTAAATGAAAGAGTTTAAAAATATATCAAGAACTAGAGCACAAGAATCCTCGGCAGCCATCGAAAAAATGTACATTACGATGCGTCATTTATTCAACCGTGGATTTTATAAGCCAATGGGAGTTTCGGGCGAAACATTGCGAGAAGCTTTATTGTCTTTGCGACCAGAAATTTATGGAAATATCGCCGAAGAAAAAGTAGAACTCAACGGACTTTTATACGTAATTGAAAGACTTCCAACCGGAATTGAAGAATGCAGGTTCATCAATTTAACTTCTGACGAAGGCTATTCGAAATCCCATTTTAAGGCGATTGTTCCACCCAAAAGAAAACGCAATTGTTATCGCATTGACGAAGAACAAATGAATGTTGAAATCACTCGTGGACGTTCGGATATTTACGATATTCTAACGCATTTGACCTTCATTTTTATCGAATCACATAAGATAAAGGATCGAATTTTACTGGATGATGGCGGGGAAGTTTCTCGTGATTGGCAAAAATTAGAACAAGCTGTTTTACAAAAGAAAAAGCTTTCGCAAATCGAAAAAGAGAAAGCCGTTTCGCACGCATCCAATATTTTAGGGAGAACATTTATAGAAGTTTTGAATATTTATGATTCTTTTGGATCGGAATTATCGCCAGATCGTTTTCTGCACGTTATTTATTGGTTAGGAAAATTAGCTATCGAAGAAATGGTGGAAGACACCAAAAGAATCATAACCTTTAGCCCGATTTTGAGAGAACGATTGGGACATCACATTCACGGTGAAATTTGGGCAAACAACATCAAGCAAACCTTAAAAACGAACAACCTTTTAGATCGACCAATCCACGTTATCAGTGCCAATATGCACAGCGTGATGAATTCCATTTTCGCCACGACGGTATTAAAAACCAAGTTCAAAGACCAATCGGATTTCTTTATCTATGAAGAATTGAGCAAATCTGGAGCCAATGAGTTGAGAAATAAAGTCGAAGAATTTGCCAAAACGCAAGGAATGATTTCGCTTCCAGATGCCGCTTCAGGAACTAATATTGACGTTCAAATTTTTGACACCGCCAAAATAGATTGGAAAAAAACAGCCTTTCCAACAGCTAATACTGGAGATAAAAAACCAGTAATAATTGTGATGGATTATGCCTTTGGCGAGCAAGCTTATGAAACCATTGACGAATTATTGAAACCATTCAAAGAAAACAAAAGTTTGCTTAATGTAGAATCGGTTTCCATAATGGGAAAAGCAGGAATTCTGGAGGGTGGCAAAGGCGATATTATGATTCCATCGGCTCACATCAACGAAGGAACGGCGGACAATTATTTCTTCGAAAATGAACTATCGGCAGCAATGTTCGAAAATGATGGTATTCCCGTTTTCGAAGGACCAATGGTTACGGTTTTGGGAACTTCTTTGCAAAATAAAGATTTATTGAAGTTCTTTCACGAATCGACTTGGGGCGTAATCGGACTAGAAATGGAAGGTTCTTATTATCAAAAAGCCATTCAATCGGCATCCAAAATCAGAAAAAGTATTCCTAATGATGTGAAAGTAAGATACGCATATTACGCATCGGACAATCCTCTGGAAACAGGAAGTACATTGGCTTCGGGCGGTTTGGGAACAACAGGAGTAAAACCCACTTATTTGATTACCATCAAGATATTGGAACAAATTTTTAACGTCAAATAAAAGGCAATTTCATTCAAAAAAAGTATAATACCAAGCATTAAAAGAAAATACATAGATTTTTCTAACTCTATTAATTAGTGAAAACAAAAACCGGAAGATATTCAGGCTACATTCGTCCATTCTCTTACTTGATCGATTTAATTATCATCAATGTGTTGGCGTATTATGTTTTTTTCTTTCATGACAACCAAGTGTTTTATTCTTTTTGTATCAGTATTGCGTGGTTTGCAATTGCTATTTATTTGGGTTTTTATGAGGTATATCGTTATACCAAAGTAATCGCAATATTAAATTGTGCCTTAAAACAAGGCATATTATTTAGTTTGTTTTGCTTGGGATTAGAGCTGTTTTATTCAGATTTTTTCTTCCAAAAGAGAGTTGTGTTTTTTGTTTTTCTCGCCCTGTTTTTTGTTCTCTTATTCAAACTTTCCATTTATTATTTCTTGAGGAAATTCAGGGTTTTGTATGGAGGAAATTCCCGAAGCGTAGTTTTATTAGGCAATCATAAAAACATTAATCCACTAAAAAACTTTTTTACCGAAAATCCAGATTATGGATACAATTTGGTAAAAATATTCACTTTAGAAAGTCAAAAAAAAGAAAAAATAGACAACTGTCTTTCTTTTGTTTATGATTCTGATATTGATGAAATATATTGTGCGATGGCCGATTTGTCAGACAGTCAAATCAACGATATTGTTGACTTTGCGGATAATAATCTTAAGACATTAAAGTTTATTCCAGATCAAAAACAAATTCTTTCCTTAAATGCGAAATATGAATATTACGATTATATTCCTGTAATTTCATTAAGAAATATTTTGCTAGATGAAACGATTAATAAAGTGATTAAGCGGATTTTTGATCTCGTTTTTTCTACGGTAATCATTCTAGGTTTATTGTCTTGGTTGGTTCCTATTATGGCAATAATCATAAAATTAGACTCTAGAGGTCCAGTGTTTTTTATTCAAAAAAGAAATGGATTAAATTATAAAGAATTCAATTGTTTTAAATTTCGATCAATGAAATTAAACGACAAAGCTGATATTGATTTAGCTTCCAAAAATGATGTTCGAATTACCAAAGTAGGCAAGTTTATCCGCAAAACCAGTATTGATGAACTGCCGCAATTTTTTAATGTTTTCATGGGCACGATGTCGGTAGTTGGTCCAAGACCGCACATGGTGAGCGTTACCAATTTATATGCGATGCAAGTCGATAAATTTATGGTACGTCATTTTATAAAACCAGGCATTACTGGACTGGCTCAAACCAAAGGATTTCGAGGCGAAGTAGAAACCGATGAAGATATTATCAATAGAGTAAAGTACGATATTTTTTATATAGAAAATTGGTCCATTTTATTAGATATTGAAATCATTTTCAAAACCATTATCAACATTATGAAAGGGGATGAGAAAGCCTATTAAAACACTTCTTTTTGAATCAAATTTTTAATTTGAAAATCCAGATTGAAATTCTTTTTAGCACTCTCAAAAATGGCTGGTTTCATGGTTTGAATTTCACTTTTTCCTGTTTTTGAGATTGTTATTAAAGCTGAATTCAGGCTTTCAAAATTCCCAACAGAAGCAATCCAACCCAAATTATTTTTCTGAACAATCGTTTCGCCTTCGCCACCGCCAAAATAAAGCACAGGAAAACCTAAAGCTCCATATTCGAATATTTTGGAAGGAACGGATCCATAAATTCTTGTTTTTAATGGAATAAGAGCTATATCAAAAGTTTTGAGTTTTTCGTGTAGAATATGACGTTCTAGCATTCCGTGGAAATAGATTTTTTTCTGCGGATTTTGCTGGATTAATTCTTCAATTTGCGATTTCTCGGCTCCATCGCCAAAAATGTGTAACTCGATATTTAAATTCTCTAATTCAATGTTTTGACACAATTCAAAAACGCCTTGAGCAACACCCAATAATCCTGCGTAAAAAAGTTTGATGGGTTCGTTTGTATTAGCAACCAAATCCATTTTTGCCACTTGATGATCGGGGAAATTGCGGTACAAATGACATTCTTTTTCTGGAAAAATCGAATGAATGTGGGTAATAATTTCGTCAGACTGACCGAAGATTAAAGTCGCTTTCGAATAAATGAATCGTTCCAAAAACAAAGAAACGCGATGCGAAAAACTGTCTTTTTTCAAAGCGTTCAATTCAATTGCTGCCAATGGCCACAAATCGGAAACATTCAAAATTATTTTTTTTCGCAGTAGCGAAAGAACCAAAACCGAAACAAATGACAACAACAAAGGTGGCGATTGAACGACTATTTTGTGAGGCGTTTTTTTGAATAATAAATAAAAAAACAAAACCGAAGCAAAAGACAAAACCGAAAGCGTTCTTTTGAAGATATTTTTGCTCACGCTGGGATAAATCCAAAGTCGTTTTACCGTAATATTTTGGAGCTTTTCTGTTACTGAAAACTTGCCTTTATACTCTGAAAACAATTCGCCTTTAGGGTAATTTCCCAGCGGACAAAGAACGGAAACCTTGTAATTATTTTGATATAATTTCAATGCCAATTGTTCAATTCTATTGGCAGCAGCTCCTTTTTCTGGCGGATAATAATTCGATATGATGAGGATTTCTTCCATTTTTTTTACTCTTTTTGTCATTCCGTAGGAATCTAATATTCCTGATTTAGTGTGTGTTGAGATTCCTACGGAATGACAAAATTGCGGTTTTATTTTTGAAGTAGAATTTCAATAATTCGTTCCGAAGCTTTTCCGTCCCAAAGTTCTGGAATTCCTGCTTTTCGTTTTCCGTTTTTAAGAAATTCTCCAAATAGTTGTTCCAAATTTTCTATCGAAGTTCCTACCAAAGTATTGGTGCCAATGCTTTGTGTTTCGGGTCTTTCAGTATTATTTCGCATCGTAAAACAAGGAATGCCCATAACGGTAGTTTCTTCCGATATTCCGCCTGAATCCGTAATAACTGCAAAACTATTTTTGATGAGGTACATAAAATTCAAATACCCTTGTGGCTCTACAAAAAGAATGTTTTTCAAGTCTAAATTCGTTTCCCCTAAAATTGCTTTCGTTCTGGGATGAATCGGAAAAAT from Flavobacterium eburneipallidum includes these protein-coding regions:
- a CDS encoding AAA family ATPase; translation: MKIEKIRIKNFKVYQDTEIRDLPNMCVFLGANGAGKSTLFEVFGFLSDALKSNVKTALNKRGGYKEVYSRNGEGDIEIEIKFRNPDIDGKKQPLITYELSVCLGEKNTPVVSKEVLSYRRGNRGRPYRFLEFTYGKGNAIVNESEFETAKQEFKEQREEQTLDSPDILAIKGLGQFQKFNAISSFRRLLENWYVSNFQIQAAQNIEDTGLSEHLSTSGDNLAQVTKYIYENYPETFQKILDKMKERVPGIDKVEATETIDGRIVLQFSDGSFKDPFISRFVSDGTIKMFAYLVLLNDPKPHPLLCIEEPENYLHPELLIELAEEFRDYANRGGQVFISSHSPDFVNALELDELFWLNKDKGFTSIKRASDDEAISTLFDDGDKLGYLWKQGYFIGSGPKN
- a CDS encoding DUF4276 family protein — encoded protein: MARIEILVEEPSMKEFLTILLPKILDHHWGLNENYFIRSFEGKNDLQKNIPSKVKFLSNWNHEAVGVVIMQDQDSSDCKVLKQKLIAICNQNGNCPKLVRIICRELESWYLGDFVAINEAYPNFKHQNYINKSKFRIPDNCNAFDELKKILPEFQKVGGAKKIASFININENKSESFKQTVTGLIRFFESVKD
- a CDS encoding carboxypeptidase-like regulatory domain-containing protein, which produces MIEKRFLLALILFTCSVSAQIKGVIKDSLTGNAIPYVNIAVEGENIGSTSEEDGTFFINIPSKEQYLIFSTLGFEKKKVKVYKASEVYLKPEAYALNEVVISKSIGTKKIEIGKAKNEIYQAFDNGPKIDTKFFAYLPSYKKTKYLKQVSIYTDSKIEEAIIKIHFYGIDSNGFPGEELLDKDFVVTVKKGTRIHRFDLSKFNLKFPKNGLFVGFEKLLIEKNKVEKTFTDSNTKLTQIQKTYYPFVLYNYVERDFLYTFSGGKWHKQANEVSNSSTKKIMINEPVITLILSN
- a CDS encoding DUF6909 family protein yields the protein MKEFKNISRTRAQESSAAIEKMYITMRHLFNRGFYKPMGVSGETLREALLSLRPEIYGNIAEEKVELNGLLYVIERLPTGIEECRFINLTSDEGYSKSHFKAIVPPKRKRNCYRIDEEQMNVEITRGRSDIYDILTHLTFIFIESHKIKDRILLDDGGEVSRDWQKLEQAVLQKKKLSQIEKEKAVSHASNILGRTFIEVLNIYDSFGSELSPDRFLHVIYWLGKLAIEEMVEDTKRIITFSPILRERLGHHIHGEIWANNIKQTLKTNNLLDRPIHVISANMHSVMNSIFATTVLKTKFKDQSDFFIYEELSKSGANELRNKVEEFAKTQGMISLPDAASGTNIDVQIFDTAKIDWKKTAFPTANTGDKKPVIIVMDYAFGEQAYETIDELLKPFKENKSLLNVESVSIMGKAGILEGGKGDIMIPSAHINEGTADNYFFENELSAAMFENDGIPVFEGPMVTVLGTSLQNKDLLKFFHESTWGVIGLEMEGSYYQKAIQSASKIRKSIPNDVKVRYAYYASDNPLETGSTLASGGLGTTGVKPTYLITIKILEQIFNVK
- a CDS encoding undecaprenyl-phosphate glucose phosphotransferase, coding for MKTKTGRYSGYIRPFSYLIDLIIINVLAYYVFFFHDNQVFYSFCISIAWFAIAIYLGFYEVYRYTKVIAILNCALKQGILFSLFCLGLELFYSDFFFQKRVVFFVFLALFFVLLFKLSIYYFLRKFRVLYGGNSRSVVLLGNHKNINPLKNFFTENPDYGYNLVKIFTLESQKKEKIDNCLSFVYDSDIDEIYCAMADLSDSQINDIVDFADNNLKTLKFIPDQKQILSLNAKYEYYDYIPVISLRNILLDETINKVIKRIFDLVFSTVIILGLLSWLVPIMAIIIKLDSRGPVFFIQKRNGLNYKEFNCFKFRSMKLNDKADIDLASKNDVRITKVGKFIRKTSIDELPQFFNVFMGTMSVVGPRPHMVSVTNLYAMQVDKFMVRHFIKPGITGLAQTKGFRGEVETDEDIINRVKYDIFYIENWSILLDIEIIFKTIINIMKGDEKAY
- a CDS encoding glycosyltransferase family 4 protein, yielding MEEILIISNYYPPEKGAAANRIEQLALKLYQNNYKVSVLCPLGNYPKGELFSEYKGKFSVTEKLQNITVKRLWIYPSVSKNIFKRTLSVLSFASVLFFYLLFKKTPHKIVVQSPPLLLSFVSVLVLSLLRKKIILNVSDLWPLAAIELNALKKDSFSHRVSLFLERFIYSKATLIFGQSDEIITHIHSIFPEKECHLYRNFPDHQVAKMDLVANTNEPIKLFYAGLLGVAQGVFELCQNIELENLNIELHIFGDGAEKSQIEELIQQNPQKKIYFHGMLERHILHEKLKTFDIALIPLKTRIYGSVPSKIFEYGALGFPVLYFGGGEGETIVQKNNLGWIASVGNFESLNSALITISKTGKSEIQTMKPAIFESAKKNFNLDFQIKNLIQKEVF